Proteins found in one Neofelis nebulosa isolate mNeoNeb1 chromosome 3, mNeoNeb1.pri, whole genome shotgun sequence genomic segment:
- the LOC131507705 gene encoding small ribosomal subunit protein eS27-like, producing the protein MPLVKDLLHPSPEEEKRKHKKKCLVQSPNSYFMDVKCPGCYKITTVFSHAQTVVLCVGCSTVLCQPTGGKARLTEGCSFRRKQH; encoded by the coding sequence ATGCCCCTCGTGAAGGACCTCCTGCACCCGTCcccagaggaggagaagaggaagcacAAGAAGAAGTGCCTGGTGCAGAGCCCCAACTCCTACTTCATGGACGTGAAGTGCCCGGGGTGCTACAAAATCACCACCGTGTTCAGCCACGCGCAGACGGTGGTGCTGTGTGTGGGCTGCTCCACTGTCCTGTGCCAGCCGACAGGAGGAAAAGCAAGGCTCACAGAAGGATGCTCCTTCAGACGGAAGCAGCACTAA